Proteins found in one Lutimonas zeaxanthinifaciens genomic segment:
- a CDS encoding Tex family protein produces the protein MQVLNYINSKTNLPLKGIENTIQLLDEDCTVPFISRYRKERTGNLDEVEIGKILEFKKSFEELEKRKVSILKSLEQQEVLSSRLQAQIESATDLNTLEDLYLPFKKKRKTKAEKARLNGLEPLAKIIMSQKQDRLDHIVTRFTSKELDETEALEGARHIIAEWINERSSIRNKIRWHLSKFAKIETKVIKSKQELDKAQKFKDYFNWEEALKTCPSHRLLAILRAEREGYIRVSISIDKEKVLKEIKESVISNYNEGSVQIDMAIDDAFKRLLFPSLSNEILQLEKEDADDKAISVFSKNLRQLLLGAPLGEKKILAIDPGFRTGCKIVCLDAQGRLEHNETIFPHPPQNDSRNAIKKISSLVDAHRIEAIAIGNGTASRETESLVKRIRFNRDVEVYVVNEAGASIYSASRIAREEFPNYDVTVRGAVSIGRRLSDPLAELVKIDPKSIGVGQYQHDVDQNKLKRSLDSVVESCVNNVGVNINTASVPLLSYVSGLGTKLAENIVAYRNEMGSFESRKDIKKVSRLGEKAFEQSAGFLRIKNARNPLDDSAVHPERYALVEKMAKDSGHSVNELIGNSELLSKIELNKYRSEEVGLPTLQDILKELEKPGLDPREKAKIFSFDQNIKRIDDLRENLLLPGIINNITNFGCFVDIGIKENGLIHVSNLSDTFVKDVNEIVSLQQQVIVKVLQIDKDRKRIQLALHKTL, from the coding sequence ATGCAAGTACTCAATTATATCAATTCTAAAACGAATCTTCCTCTGAAGGGGATTGAAAATACAATTCAGCTTCTTGATGAAGACTGCACCGTTCCTTTTATCTCGAGATATAGAAAAGAGCGCACCGGAAATCTTGATGAGGTAGAGATTGGTAAAATTCTTGAATTCAAAAAATCATTTGAGGAATTAGAAAAAAGGAAAGTTTCCATATTAAAATCCCTTGAGCAACAGGAAGTTCTATCCAGCCGGTTACAAGCTCAGATCGAATCGGCAACGGATTTAAACACACTTGAGGACCTCTATCTTCCGTTCAAGAAAAAGAGAAAGACAAAAGCAGAAAAAGCCAGGCTCAACGGATTGGAACCCCTGGCAAAGATCATTATGAGTCAGAAGCAGGATCGTCTGGATCATATTGTCACACGCTTTACATCCAAAGAACTTGATGAAACTGAAGCACTCGAAGGGGCCAGGCATATCATCGCCGAATGGATCAACGAAAGAAGCAGCATCAGAAACAAAATAAGATGGCATCTCAGCAAGTTCGCAAAAATAGAAACCAAAGTAATCAAGTCTAAACAAGAACTCGATAAGGCACAAAAATTCAAAGATTATTTCAACTGGGAAGAGGCCTTGAAAACCTGCCCGTCTCATCGCCTCCTTGCGATTCTTAGAGCGGAAAGAGAAGGATATATACGCGTAAGTATAAGCATCGATAAAGAAAAGGTTCTCAAGGAGATCAAGGAAAGCGTAATTTCAAATTACAATGAAGGCTCAGTTCAGATTGATATGGCCATTGATGATGCCTTTAAAAGACTACTTTTTCCTTCCCTTTCCAACGAAATTCTTCAATTGGAAAAGGAAGATGCTGATGATAAAGCCATTTCCGTTTTTTCCAAGAATCTTAGACAATTATTGCTTGGAGCGCCCCTGGGCGAGAAAAAAATTCTTGCTATTGATCCGGGTTTTAGAACAGGTTGTAAGATTGTTTGTCTTGATGCTCAGGGAAGGCTGGAACACAATGAAACCATATTTCCACATCCTCCACAAAATGACTCCAGAAATGCAATTAAGAAAATAAGTTCTCTTGTTGATGCCCACCGAATAGAAGCCATAGCCATTGGCAACGGGACGGCCTCCAGAGAAACTGAAAGCCTTGTAAAAAGGATACGATTTAACAGAGATGTTGAGGTATATGTGGTCAATGAGGCCGGAGCTTCAATTTATTCAGCGTCTCGCATCGCAAGAGAAGAATTTCCTAATTATGATGTCACGGTAAGAGGTGCCGTTTCTATCGGGAGAAGACTTTCAGACCCTTTAGCGGAATTGGTTAAAATAGATCCAAAATCCATTGGGGTGGGTCAATATCAACACGATGTAGACCAGAATAAACTCAAAAGAAGCCTTGATTCTGTAGTTGAAAGTTGTGTAAACAACGTCGGAGTAAATATAAATACGGCAAGTGTTCCCCTTTTAAGTTACGTTTCAGGTTTGGGAACAAAACTGGCTGAAAATATTGTGGCATACAGAAACGAAATGGGTTCGTTTGAATCGAGGAAGGACATCAAAAAAGTTTCAAGGCTGGGTGAAAAAGCCTTTGAACAAAGTGCCGGGTTTTTACGAATAAAAAATGCCAGGAATCCTCTTGACGATTCTGCCGTGCACCCTGAACGCTACGCTCTTGTTGAGAAAATGGCTAAGGATTCAGGCCATTCCGTTAACGAATTGATTGGTAATTCAGAGCTTCTTTCAAAGATTGAACTCAATAAATATCGGTCTGAAGAAGTCGGTTTACCTACGCTACAGGATATACTCAAGGAATTGGAAAAACCAGGGCTCGACCCAAGAGAAAAAGCAAAAATTTTCAGTTTTGACCAGAATATAAAACGTATTGATGATCTGAGAGAAAATCTTTTACTTCCGGGAATTATAAATAATATTACGAATTTTGGATGCTTTGTGGATATTGGAATTAAAGAAAACGGCTTAATTCATGTCTCGAACCTTTCAGATACTTTTGTAAAGGATGTAAATGAAATTGTCTCTCTTCAACAGCAGGTCATCGTTAAGGTTTTACAGATAGACAAAGATCGTAAGCGCATTCAACTGGCCTTACATAAAACCCTTTAA
- a CDS encoding mechanosensitive ion channel family protein, with the protein MIKLNSIQFILGLSLLFLSPQNLIAQDSSKASDTTAVGQEAIAIGDISEESEKLGQSYMKLKGTLEKSSKISDIDSIVEQAAPEILDLVDSVFLKREDVSLRDLKVRKVEWTNYKSILNQYQSTVKNRSEEISRIINDVYNDLKKWELTKKELEGRTESKDIADSFNTSIAALNEIMSLAQERLDSVFVTQKKITELVLIVDEEIANIEYAENQRRKDYFVFDSPPIWQKIEPVMVSDSVSAESLSSYGLIKKGISQNKKQFLDFFNLNTKIVVLQIVFLILLLAFLILANAKWKKNILTLRNPIEIQAKIILKNPLLTVLSVGVLVSAFFYDSMVPAYAEFHVMIVLLATVILLPKVTHKKFSIFLLLLFVVYLINTFEAFIGVKVNLIRWILIVDTILLFVSLFVGRKIVKSYPEKFTQIFRSFRIISALYMFLLIVALVANIIGMVALANYITKAVIVSLTFGVILYLAVKVFTSIFILIFKFRKSTNIQTITSMVNATHQRIRPLFNFIGFLAWMFFTLSSFEVYDFIVDWYGEVMATEWMVGEMTISLGGILAFVGIFIITLIIAKIAATLFQDEWMVNVLPRGVAPAISLVLRIVVIGLGLYAGLSAAGVDLSKLGFILGALGVGIGFGLQNVVLNFVSGLILAFERPINLGDTIEVDMEMGVVTNIGVRSSNIRAYSGAEVIIPNGDLISKKVVNWTLSNRNRRSKVPMKTSPDADPEKVIELFNKIAVDHPHTSKDPAPKTYFYGYGPDGNLNFALLYWTTFSDTLKTDSEIALTIFKTLKEEGIQAPAPVRRIISESPGGKE; encoded by the coding sequence ATGATAAAGCTAAACTCAATACAATTCATTTTGGGCTTGTCCCTTCTTTTTCTGAGTCCGCAGAATTTAATTGCTCAGGATTCTTCTAAGGCCTCGGACACTACCGCTGTAGGACAGGAAGCCATTGCCATCGGTGATATTTCGGAAGAATCAGAAAAGCTGGGACAATCTTATATGAAATTGAAGGGGACACTCGAGAAGAGTTCTAAAATTTCAGATATAGATTCAATTGTCGAGCAGGCTGCTCCGGAAATACTGGACCTGGTGGACTCGGTATTTTTGAAAAGAGAAGATGTTTCCCTAAGGGATCTCAAGGTTAGAAAAGTGGAATGGACGAATTACAAATCCATTTTAAACCAATACCAGTCGACGGTTAAAAACAGGTCTGAAGAAATAAGCAGGATCATCAACGATGTTTATAATGATTTAAAAAAATGGGAGCTCACAAAAAAAGAGCTTGAGGGCCGAACAGAATCAAAGGATATCGCTGACAGTTTTAACACTTCGATAGCAGCTTTGAATGAGATCATGTCCTTGGCTCAAGAACGGCTGGACAGTGTTTTTGTCACACAGAAAAAAATTACCGAACTGGTGCTCATTGTAGATGAAGAAATTGCCAACATTGAATATGCGGAAAATCAGAGAAGAAAAGATTATTTTGTTTTTGACAGTCCTCCCATATGGCAAAAAATAGAACCCGTAATGGTAAGTGACAGTGTTTCTGCTGAATCGCTCTCCTCTTACGGCTTGATCAAAAAAGGAATTAGTCAGAACAAGAAGCAATTTTTGGATTTTTTCAATCTGAATACGAAAATCGTTGTCCTTCAAATCGTGTTCTTAATATTGCTTCTGGCCTTTCTGATCCTGGCCAATGCTAAATGGAAAAAAAATATCCTTACCTTAAGAAATCCCATTGAAATACAGGCAAAAATAATTCTTAAAAACCCGCTTCTAACTGTTCTCTCTGTAGGAGTACTTGTTTCTGCTTTCTTCTATGATTCCATGGTGCCGGCCTATGCGGAATTTCATGTAATGATCGTACTTTTAGCCACGGTCATTTTACTGCCCAAGGTAACTCATAAGAAATTCAGTATATTTCTTTTGCTGCTTTTTGTAGTTTATCTGATCAACACCTTCGAGGCTTTTATCGGAGTAAAAGTAAACTTGATTCGGTGGATCCTTATAGTCGATACGATATTACTCTTCGTGTCTCTATTTGTAGGACGCAAGATTGTAAAATCATATCCTGAAAAATTTACCCAGATTTTCAGATCGTTCAGAATTATTTCGGCGCTGTATATGTTCCTATTGATTGTGGCCCTGGTCGCCAATATTATAGGGATGGTTGCCCTTGCCAACTACATCACAAAAGCCGTCATTGTATCCCTCACCTTTGGGGTAATTCTTTACCTGGCGGTCAAAGTTTTTACGAGTATATTTATCCTGATTTTTAAGTTTAGAAAATCCACGAATATTCAGACCATTACCTCGATGGTCAATGCTACTCATCAAAGAATAAGGCCCTTATTCAATTTTATCGGGTTTCTGGCCTGGATGTTCTTTACCCTTTCGAGTTTTGAAGTTTACGACTTTATTGTGGATTGGTATGGCGAGGTGATGGCCACAGAATGGATGGTAGGAGAAATGACCATATCTCTTGGGGGTATTCTTGCCTTTGTAGGTATTTTTATTATTACCCTAATCATTGCCAAAATAGCTGCAACCTTATTTCAGGATGAATGGATGGTGAATGTACTTCCCAGAGGGGTTGCTCCTGCCATTTCACTTGTCCTGAGAATCGTTGTTATTGGACTTGGTCTTTATGCCGGACTCTCCGCTGCGGGAGTTGATCTGAGTAAACTTGGATTTATTTTAGGGGCCCTGGGCGTTGGTATTGGTTTTGGTTTGCAAAATGTGGTTCTTAATTTTGTTTCAGGGCTTATTCTAGCGTTCGAAAGACCTATCAATTTAGGTGACACCATTGAGGTGGACATGGAAATGGGTGTGGTAACGAACATTGGTGTCCGTTCAAGTAATATCAGAGCCTATTCAGGAGCAGAAGTTATCATCCCCAATGGAGATCTGATCTCTAAAAAAGTAGTGAACTGGACGCTTTCAAACAGGAATAGAAGAAGTAAAGTCCCAATGAAAACTTCCCCTGATGCCGATCCTGAAAAAGTAATTGAGTTGTTCAATAAGATAGCCGTTGACCATCCTCATACCAGCAAAGACCCGGCTCCTAAAACCTACTTTTACGGATACGGTCCTGATGGTAATCTAAATTTTGCCTTACTCTACTGGACGACCTTTTCTGACACATTGAAAACTGACAGCGAAATTGCCTTGACTATTTTCAAGACCCTGAAAGAAGAAGGTATTCAGGCTCCTGCTCCGGTAAGACGCATCATTTCAGAAAGCCCGGGCGGTAAAGAATAA
- a CDS encoding alkane 1-monooxygenase, whose translation MMKRLKYLFVYILPLSVYYSFNNVGIKTFFPIILVFGIVPFLELFLKPDRTNFDPEKSLKEKNNRFYDWILYLSVPVQILMLASFLYVIELTPIDSVSFVGKVFSMGLLCGVLGINIGHELGHRSSRLEQLLGEILLLTSLNTHFLPYHNEGHHREVATPSDAATAKKGQTLYSFWFTSHFGSYAKAWKIENNRMKRKGRFVFSLSNRMVVYSLANVLLLGSIYYFFDLKVLFAFLAASVIGILLLETVNYIEHYGLLRSKKESGRYERVNASHSWNSDHQIGRLMLFNLSRHSDHHYKASKKYQILESLPESPQMPTGYPGMMMLSLISPLWFSVMDDKIAS comes from the coding sequence ATGATGAAAAGGCTGAAATATCTGTTTGTTTACATACTCCCCTTGTCGGTTTATTACTCCTTTAACAATGTGGGTATCAAAACCTTTTTTCCGATTATTCTTGTCTTTGGAATTGTTCCGTTTCTGGAGCTTTTTCTGAAACCAGACAGGACTAATTTTGATCCGGAGAAGTCATTAAAGGAAAAGAACAATAGATTCTATGATTGGATATTGTATCTGTCTGTTCCTGTTCAGATCTTAATGCTTGCTTCTTTTTTGTACGTAATTGAGCTGACGCCGATTGACTCTGTATCCTTTGTTGGGAAAGTATTTTCAATGGGCCTGCTGTGTGGGGTACTTGGAATCAATATCGGTCATGAACTCGGACATCGATCTTCCAGATTGGAACAATTATTAGGAGAAATATTGCTCCTTACATCTCTAAACACTCACTTTTTGCCATACCATAATGAAGGACATCACAGGGAAGTCGCAACCCCTTCGGATGCTGCAACTGCAAAAAAGGGACAAACTTTATATTCGTTCTGGTTTACTTCTCATTTTGGCAGTTATGCCAAGGCATGGAAAATTGAAAACAACCGGATGAAACGAAAAGGGAGGTTTGTATTTTCATTATCGAACAGAATGGTTGTTTATTCTCTGGCAAATGTCTTGCTACTCGGTTCGATCTATTATTTTTTCGACCTCAAAGTGCTTTTTGCTTTTCTGGCGGCCTCTGTTATCGGGATACTTCTTCTGGAAACGGTGAATTATATAGAGCACTACGGTTTACTGAGGTCCAAAAAAGAATCTGGAAGGTATGAAAGGGTAAATGCATCGCATTCCTGGAATTCAGATCATCAAATAGGGCGTTTGATGCTTTTTAACTTGTCAAGGCACTCGGACCACCATTATAAAGCCAGTAAAAAATACCAGATCCTGGAATCATTGCCTGAGAGCCCTCAGATGCCTACGGGTTATCCGGGGATGATGATGCTTTCCCTGATATCACCGCTATGGTTTTCAGTCATGGACGATAAAATTGCTTCCTGA
- a CDS encoding RNA polymerase sigma factor, with amino-acid sequence MLKIIKINSNSELIRQSLQNNRTAQKLLYEKFSPKMLSLCAYYIKDLQKSEEVMLNGFLKVFTKLHQYSEKGSFEGWIRKIMVYECISYLRKKNNLLFTDTIESFESIVDNEIELKIAVEDLQIYINKLPEGCKIVFNMYVIEGYKHAEIAEILNISVGTCKTQLHRARKTLQEMISYHQKKKVL; translated from the coding sequence ATGCTCAAAATAATTAAAATAAACAGCAATTCAGAATTAATCAGGCAGTCGCTTCAAAATAACAGAACGGCGCAAAAGTTGTTATACGAGAAATTTTCTCCAAAAATGCTGAGTCTGTGTGCGTATTATATAAAAGACTTACAAAAATCGGAGGAGGTGATGTTAAATGGTTTTCTAAAAGTGTTTACAAAACTTCATCAGTACTCCGAAAAAGGAAGTTTTGAAGGTTGGATCCGAAAAATCATGGTCTATGAATGCATATCGTATTTACGAAAAAAGAACAACCTGCTTTTCACAGATACGATTGAATCGTTTGAAAGCATCGTGGATAACGAAATCGAATTAAAGATCGCTGTTGAAGACCTTCAAATTTATATCAACAAATTGCCAGAGGGCTGTAAAATTGTTTTTAACATGTATGTTATCGAGGGGTATAAGCATGCTGAAATCGCTGAAATTCTAAACATCAGTGTCGGAACCTGCAAGACCCAGCTCCACAGGGCCCGGAAAACGTTACAGGAAATGATTTCATATCATCAAAAAAAGAAAGTATTATGA